The following proteins come from a genomic window of Primulina huaijiensis isolate GDHJ02 unplaced genomic scaffold, ASM1229523v2 scaffold40265, whole genome shotgun sequence:
- the LOC140969184 gene encoding cysteine-rich receptor-like protein kinase 43, with protein MTKSKRFLQKLVNPFTALARKDQNGADLEEIAAQAHKQFSFETLSKATNNFHPDHKLGEGGFGPVFKGKLADGRVIAVKKLSQRSSQGKKEFENEANLLALVQHRNVVNLLGFCVKGAEKLLVYEYVANESLDKLLFKSHGQEVLDWDRRRDMITGIAKGLLYLHEDAHCCIIHRDIKASNILLDEKWEPKIADFGLARLYPEDQTHINTRVAGTNGYMAPEYLMHGNLSVKADVFSFGVVVLELISGQKNSTFNRDPDSQSLLEWAYKLYKKNRIIEIVDPTMAPSSDRDQISMFIQIGLLCTQSDPHIRPDMRRVVILLSRKPTVLEDPLRPGYTDSRYRKPHKAGTSSSKTGSSGESNSKSFGSTTGSQTVTATASTLRFMSEKLDSKKGKQPMQN; from the exons ATGACTAAATCCAAACGCTTCCTTCAGAAACTGGTGAATCCCTTCACAGCACTGGCAAGAAAAG ATCAAAACGGAGCGGACTTGGAGGAAATTGCAGCACAAGCACACAAGCAGTTCTCTTTTGAAACCCTTTCAAAAGCAACCAACAATTTTCATCCTGATCACAAGCTTGGGGAAGGGGGATTTGGCCCGGTATTCAAG gGTAAATTGGCTGATGGGAGAGTGATAGCTGTAAAGAAGCTGTCACAGAGGTCGAGTCAGGGGAAGAAAGAGTTTGAAAATGAGGCAAACTTGTTGGCCCTTGTGCAGCACAGGAATGTGGTGAACCTGTTGGGTTTCTGTGTGAAGGGTGCAGAAAAGCTTCTTGTTTATGAATATGTTGCTAATGAGAGCCTTGACAAACTTTTGTTCA AGTCTCACGGACAAGAAGTACTTGATTGGGATCGAAGGCGTGACATGATAACAGGCATTGCAAAAGGCTTGCTTTACCTTCATGAGGATGCTCACTGTTGCATCATACACCGAGATATCAAAGCTAGCAATATTCTGCTCGATGAAAAATGGGAACCGAAGATTGCTGATTTTGGCCTTGCACGTCTCTATCCCGAAGATCAAACACATATCAACACTCGTGTAGCTGGTACCAA TGGCTATATGGCACCAGAGTATCTCATGCATGGCAATCTCTCTGTAAAAGCTGATGTTTTCAGCTTTGGTGTTGTGGTTCTTGAGCTGATCAGCGGACAGAAAAATTCCACGTTTAATCGAGACCCTGATTCCCAAAGCTTGCTTGAATGG GCATACAAACTGTACAAGAAAAATCGGATCATTGAAATTGTGGATCCTACAATGGCACCATCATCGGATAGAGATCAAATATCAATGTTTATACAGATCGGATTACTCTGCACCCAATCAGATCCACATATACGTCCCGACATGCGACGCGTAGTCATATTATTATCAAGGAAACCGACTGTTCTTGAGGATCCGTTGAGACCTGGGTACACTGATTCCAGGTACAGAAAGCCTCACAAGGCAGGTACTTCATCTTCCAAAACAGGAAGTTCTGGTGAATCGAATTCAAAATCCTTCGGCTCGACGACAGGTTCACAAACTGTGACAGCGACTGCAAGTACTTTGCGATTCATGAGTGAAAAGTTAGATTCGAAGAAGGGAAAGCAACCTATGCAAAACTAA
- the LOC140969168 gene encoding uncharacterized protein: MAAEEQQSFNPQFAAQPQPPTQVFPPTLPQYPEMILTAIEELNEKNGSNKTSISKHIESTYGNLPPAYSTLLTHHLNRMKSSGQVVFFKNNYLKPDPNSPPRRGRGRPPKPKAPLPPGTVLPPPRPRGRPPKSRDTSDHPPLPKRNPASATNSMSGKKRGRPPKAAAEQVPTDTPTTSATGGEPRSRGRPPKAAAEQVTTGIPALSTTGGEPRGRGRPPKVKPAVAAPVGA, from the exons ATGGCGGCTGAAGAACAGCAAAGTTTCAATCCCCAATTCGCAGCTCAGCCTCAGCCTCCGACTCAAGTTTTTCCGCCCACGCTGCCTCAGTATCCAGAG ATGATCTTAACAGCTATCGAAGAACTGAACGAGAAGAACGGCTCGAACAAAACTTCGATCTCGAAGCACATAGAATCCACCTACGGAAACCTCCCACCCGCTTACTCCACTCTCCTCACGCACCATCTCAACAGGATGAAATCTTCAGGCCAGGTCGTGTTTTTCAAGAACAACTACCTTAAACCCGACCCCAATTCGCCACCTCGCCGCGGTCGCGGGCGTCCCCCGAAACCAAAGGCTCCGCTTCCTCCGGGAACTGTCCTACCACCGCCGCGTCCCCGGGGACGCCCCCCCAAATCCCGTGATACTTCCGATCATCCGCCACTTCCCAAACGAAATCCAGCTTCTGCAACAAATTCAATGTCGGGGAAAAAACGCGGGAGGCCGCCGAAGGCTGCGGCGGAGCAGGTCCCTACCGATACCCCCACTACCTCTGCAACTGGAGGAGAGCCACGGTCCCGTGGCAGGCCGCCGAAGGCTGCGGCGGAGCAGGTGACTACCGGTATCCCTGCTCTCTCCACTACAGGAGGAGAGCCGCGGGGCCGTGGCAGGCCGCCGAAGGTGAAACCGGCTGTAGCAGCGCCAGTAGGGGCTTGA